One Thermoanaerobacter kivui genomic window, GTTTTGATAAAGCTTCCATAGAACGCAGTAAGGGTATTTTTAAATCTAGCGCTTCGCCTGTATACGAACAGAAAGCGGTGGGGATATATAGCGTATTATCTTTTATAAAAGCGGGTGATGTACAATCCCATGCTGTATATCCTCTTGCTTCAAAGGTAGCCCTTAAACCACCTGATGGAAACGAAGAAGCATCAGGCTCGCCTTTAATTAATTCTTTTCCAGAAAATTCAGTTATTACCCTACCATCTTGAGTAGGAGAAATGAAAGAATCGCGCTTTTCAGCAGTAATTCCAGTTAATGGCTGGAACCAATGAGTAAAATGAGTTGCTCCTTTCTCAATTGCCCAATCTTTCATTGCATTTGCTACAACTTCAGCAACTGCTGGTTCTAATGGAATTCCCTCATCGATTGTTTTTCTTAAAGCTTTGTATGTTGCCTTTGGAAGGCGTTCTCTCATGACAGAATCGTTAAAAACATTTGAACCAAAAATGTCGCTTAGAGTGTTTTGTGCCATAGTAATTTCCTCCTCTTAAATTTTTATAAATTAACATAATAAATTGATAATTAATTAAAATACAAATATTAAAAACAAAACAAAGGCGCCACCTCTAAAATACAGGATGAAACGCCTTTGTTTCATTCGCAAACTATTAAATTTCCACTCATATATAATTAATAATTTTCGTAGCGACTTTATAATAGCACATTTTTATTTTGATTTCAAGTACTTTTTTATCAAAGATAGTGTCAAGATACTGTAGGATAATTTTTATAAACAACTCCTGAAATATCCTAAATCATGGTTTTCACCGTGTGCTTGTTTCTATTGGTTTTTTATATTATATTTTCATATTTTATTGCCTTAAAAATTTTACTAAACACTCTTAATTTTGCCATCAGCTTTAATCCTTTTCTACTCCATCCCATCTTCTCTTGACTTGTAATATGTCCATTTATGTTCTATTTCTCCAAGCATTAAAGATGAAGTAATTGGATTCTTTCTGAACCATTCGAATGGCCTCGTCCGGAGGCAACGGTTTGCTGAAATAATAACCTTGAACTTTGTCGCACCCGCTCTCTATAAGACAATCAAGCTGTTCTTTTGTTTCCACACCTTCGGCAGTTACGCCGAGTTTCATCCTGTGCCCCAAGAAAATAATCGCATCGACAATAGCCTTATTTACCTCTACCTTTATCTCGCTCACAAATGACCTGTCAATTTTCAAACCATCAACCGTAAATTTTTGGAGGTATTTGAAAGAACTATTTTCCGTTCCGAAATCATCTATTATTATTTTGACCCCTACCTCTTTCAAGCGATAAAGGTTTCTAACCACCGTTTCCATTGCTTCTATAAGGATGGTTTCAGTAATCTCCAGTTCCAAATATCTTGGTTCAAGTTCAATCTCGTTTAGTATATCAAACACAACTTTTGCAAAATCAGGCTGCTGCAGCTGATGCACTGAAACATTCACCGAAACATTAAAGCCAGAATACCCCATATTAAGCCATTCTTTCATTTGCCTGCAGGCTGCCCTTAACACCCATTCCCCTATAGATATTATTTGTCGTGTCTCTTCAGCAATTGGAATAAAATGAATGGGACTGATCAGTCCTTTTTTAGGATGCTGCCACCTCAATAAGGCCTCCATACTTGTTACTTTACCAGTCCTTATATCAACAAGAGGCTGGTAGCACAAAAAGAACTGACCTTTTTCCAAAGCCAACCTTAAATCTCTTCTTATTGTGCTGGCAACTTCGACTTCTTTCCTCGTGATGCTGTCAAAATATTGAAAACTATTTTTCCCATCTCTTTTAGCCTTGTACATCGCTATATCTGCATTTTTGACTATAGCTCTTTCATTTTTTCCATGGTCAGGATATATGGCAATACCTATGCTAATAGTCACATACAATTCATGATTATTGAACTTTATCGGTTGGTTGAAAAGTTCCAATATTCTGTTTGCAACTTTATTCGTATCGTCAATATCCATTATGTCAGGCAGCAAAATGACAAACTCATCACCGCCCACTCTGGATACTGTATCTGATTCACGCAGACACGCTTTCAGTTTCCTGGCAATCTTCTTCAATAGCCTGTCACCTATATGATGTCCCAGGGAGTCGTTGATTGTTTTGAAATTATCAAGGTCTACAAAAAACACTGCAAGTTTCTTTCCATTCCTTTTTGCATCTGCCATGGCAATTTTGAGCCTATCCATAAAAACCTCCCGGCGAGGGAGGCCAGTTAATGGATCATAGAAGGCCATGTATTTTAACTTGCTTTCCATCTGTTTCCGTTCAGTAATATCTGTGTGCGACCCTGCCATTCTTATGGCTCTGCCCTCTTCATCCCACAATGCCTTTCCCCTGCTTAGAACCCAAATATATCTACCGTCTTTTGTTTTGATTCTGTATTCACATAAATAAAATGGTGTTTTTTTCTCAAGATGATTACGTAGATTATTGATGACTGTTTTAACATCTCTAGGATGAATTAATTTAGTCCATGTTTCATAATAGTTGTTTACTACTTCTTTATCTAAACCAATGATATCCTTCCACCTCTCGGATATGTATGCTGTATCCGTTATCAAATCCCAGTCCCATAGTCCATCGCTTGCTCCTTCAACTACCAGTCTGTAGCGTTCTTCACTTCTTTTCAATTCATCCTGCTGCCTTTGTATTTCAATTAAGT contains:
- a CDS encoding GGDEF and EAL domain-containing protein — protein: MVNGKKLPSEKKNKSFIEESKKSIAYLQKKEEFLSRIFENEQMLIVVWALDGRVVWFNRYTQAVIGITVEEQTERIDVSSIIPRDTISRIKENLDDIEYRGIHYKCENPMALKDGRQIYIMWHNSIIWDDEGNRYVVSTGIDITDLKNAERRLEEANNNLVALNEELMAQQEELSAMNEELMAREEELRQNLIEIQRQQDELKRSEERYRLVVEGASDGLWDWDLITDTAYISERWKDIIGLDKEVVNNYYETWTKLIHPRDVKTVINNLRNHLEKKTPFYLCEYRIKTKDGRYIWVLSRGKALWDEEGRAIRMAGSHTDITERKQMESKLKYMAFYDPLTGLPRREVFMDRLKIAMADAKRNGKKLAVFFVDLDNFKTINDSLGHHIGDRLLKKIARKLKACLRESDTVSRVGGDEFVILLPDIMDIDDTNKVANRILELFNQPIKFNNHELYVTISIGIAIYPDHGKNERAIVKNADIAMYKAKRDGKNSFQYFDSITRKEVEVASTIRRDLRLALEKGQFFLCYQPLVDIRTGKVTSMEALLRWQHPKKGLISPIHFIPIAEETRQIISIGEWVLRAACRQMKEWLNMGYSGFNVSVNVSVHQLQQPDFAKVVFDILNEIELEPRYLELEITETILIEAMETVVRNLYRLKEVGVKIIIDDFGTENSSFKYLQKFTVDGLKIDRSFVSEIKVEVNKAIVDAIIFLGHRMKLGVTAEGVETKEQLDCLIESGCDKVQGYYFSKPLPPDEAIRMVQKESNYFIFNAWRNRT